From Pectinophora gossypiella chromosome 16, ilPecGoss1.1, whole genome shotgun sequence, one genomic window encodes:
- the LOC126373606 gene encoding centrosomal protein of 162 kDa isoform X1, which translates to MAQSSVALPQEPLSNDNSISTKEFLNFEKTCEAYKDSDEEIKMIFSELTKLSAANNKDSVIGADVDDVELILKRAEDIANETENLLKSPIMTASNHVIPNTVEPLAIPQIKVTKPTEYKENGEKEKHSTGKQVNHSPKHKENVNEARRKPKARPFSAGVIDSKKREATKTPKYVTNSPKKSVCKHEGLLEELKDTNERAKGLELLNVQLTDDNKALRKKLDQVNEQKHIADLKLAECEKFITRLGKQYENRNTELKAAKENESRFMAELNKERNERKNLTIRHEKDAAVIQDLQRQVKEMELILKRKHPDSVSALIVASKSSTVEDNKKKLLEDRIQRLQQELKDKEDHFQGILLTLQEKFGDMKQKYENHIIDVERQLMEDRKVNSELKNKISRANVVDSAVQTLQKPLRSMSTQTVIKPDRASSAVSRISQNSALLLNKLKEDSYLVATIKGLQAELTVKQRTIAKINRETEELRKNLRNLQKEKEVLMNLNPQKKTVCKQAKSADNLLARMNTEMETELEEARKQKESYLLERNSLLDSLKRTNEEFILLKKKRIQDLHTLQLAHEKELMQMNMQVYPLQEEIKLLNRTVEILQERIRAAEDKLLRYQANDVHAGGDTSSKTSFKRDFR; encoded by the exons ATGGCACAAAGTTCAGTAGCACTTCCACAGGAGCCTTTATCGAATGACAATAGTATTTCAAcaaaagaatttttgaattttgaaaagacTTGTGAAGCCTATAAGGATAGTGATGAAGAAATTAAAATGATATTTAGCGAACTGACTAAGTTATCTGCTGCTAATAACAAGGATAGTGTGATAGGAGCTGATGTAGACGATGTAGAGTTGATATTAAAAAGAGCTGAAGACATTGCAAATGAGACAGAAAATTtgttaaaaagtccaataatgACGGCCTCAAACCATGTAATTCCAAACACGGTAGAGCCTTTGGCCATTCCTCAAATAAAAGTGACCAAACCCACTGAATATAAAGAAAATGGAGAAAAAGAGAAACATTCTACAGGAAAGCAG GTCAATCATTCACCAAAACACAAGGAAAATGTTAATGAAGCACGACGCAAACCGAAAGCAAGGCCTTTCTCCGCCGGTGTGATTGATTCCAAGAAAAGAGAGGCGACGAAAACACCCAAATATGTGACGAACTCACCCAAAAAGTCTGTTTGTAAACATGAAGGCTTGTTGGAGGAGCTTAAAGACACAAACGAAAGAGCAAAGGGCCTTGAGCTGCTTAATGTGCAGCTAACAGACGACAATAAAGCTCTCAGAAAGAAATTAGACCAAGTCAATGAACAGAAACACATTGCCGATCTAAAACTAGCCGAGTGTGAAAAATTTATAACTCGGCTCGGAAAACAATATGAAAACAGAAATACTGAGCTGAAGGCAGCAAAGGAAAACGAAAGCAGGTTTATGGCAGAGCTCAATAAGGAGAGGAATGAAAGAAAGAACTTGACGATCAGACACGAGAAAGATGCTGCGGTGATACAAGATCTTCAGAGGCAAGTCAAGGAGATGGAATTGATATTGAAAAGAAAACATCCTGATTCGGTATCCGCTTTAATTG TTGCGTCAAAATCGTCGACAGtagaagataataaaaaaaagctatTGGAAGATCGTATACAAAGGTTGCAGCAAGAACTAAAAGACAAAGAAGATCACTTTCAGGGCATATTACTAACTCTACAAGAAAAGTTCGGTGACATGAAACAGAAATACGAAAACCACATTATTGACGTGGAAAGACAGTTGATGGAAGATCGGAAAGTTAATTCAGAGCTTAAAAATAAGATAAGTAGAGCGAATGTAGTAGATTCAGCTGTACAGACTTTACAAAAACCGTTGCGTTCTATGTCTACTCAAACTGTGATCAAACCAGACCGAGCTTCGTCGGCTGTGAGTAGGATATCTCAGAATTCTGCATTGCTTCTAAATAAACTGAAAGAGGATAGTTATCTAGTAGCTACGATAAAAGGCCTCCAAGCTGAACTAACAGTCAAACAACGCACCATTGCCAAGATTAACAGGGAAACAGAGGAACTACGGAAGAACTTGCGAAATTTACAAAAGGAGAAGGAAG TGCTGATGAATTTAAACCCGCAGAAGAAAACTGTGTGCAAGCAGGCCAAATCTGCAGACAATCTTCTAGCGCGTATGAACACAGAAATGGAAACGGAGTTAGAGGAAGCTCGCAAACAAAAAGAGTCTTACCTGCTTGAGAGAAATAGTCTCCTAGACTCTCTTAAAAGAACTAACGAAGAGTTCATACTACTGAAAAAGAAACGCATCCAAGAC CTTCACACTCTACAGTTGGCGCACGAGAAAGAGCTGATGCAGATGAATATGCAAGTGTATCCGCTCCAAGAAGAGATCAAACTATTGAATAGGACTGTGGAGATACTTCAGGAGCGCATACGCGCTGCAGAGGATAAACTCCTGCGCTACCAGGCAAATGATGTGCACGCAGGCGGTGACACGAGTTCTAAGACCAGTTTCAAAAGAGATTTTCGTTGA
- the LOC126373608 gene encoding carboxypeptidase B-like → MGSRAHAVVLLLLAVVAVPSIALIKELEPGQVWPERGSVKQPSDLIQNVTDTTEDAVPAESELEDAPPEEVLITKAADLTKNDVQKVDYSGAQVWKVPTDKTGVKNIISRLRRRNLLSTWGGNQTYIDVLVKSNAITNVTRIMKRENITYHVVIDDLQKRIDEENPPLDQNELELQDRRGHRMTWKQYHRLADIHGFMDYLAKTYPSIVSVQSIGKSFEGRDLKMLRISNGKAGNKAVFIDGGIHAREWISPATVTYFINQFAENFDVESEDIKNIDWYFVPVLNPDGYEYTHMADRLWRKNRKPGVVGRACYGTDLNRNFGYRWGGKGASNNPCSEIYRGSRAFSEPETKAVSNFIKNIASNFTAYLTYHSYGQYLLYPWGYDNVVPPDYEQLNLVGNNIAQAIQQTGGSQYSVGSSSGLLYPAAGGSDDWAKAQGIKYTYTIELSDTGKYGFILPTSYIEPVARENLAGLRVLANVVHKG, encoded by the exons ATGGGGTCGCGGGCGCATGCGGTCGTGCTTCTATTGCTGGCAGTGGTAGCGGTGCCGAGCATCGCCCTCATCAAGGAACTAGAGCCCGGACAAG TTTGGCCCGAACGTGGATCAGTGAAACAACCATCAGATttaattcaaaatgtaactgatACTACTGAAGACGCAGTTCCTGCGGAATCAGAGTTAGAAGACGCGCCGCCTGAAGAAGTTTTAATTACTAAAGCGGCGGATCTCACCAAAAATGATGTACAGAAAGTGGATTATAGCGGCGCTCAGGTTTGGAAAGTTCCGACGGATAAAACCGGCGTCAAGAATATAATTTCCCGTTTACGACGCAGAAACc TTCTTTCAACGTGGGGAGGCAATCAAACATATATCGACGTTCTCGTGAAATCCAACGCTATCACAAACGTGACGCGTATTATGAAACGAGAGAATATTACCTACCATGTCGTCATCGATGATCTTCAGAAGAGGATCGATGAAGAGAACCCTCCGCTTGACCAAAACGAGTTGGAACTTCAAGACAGACGAG gacATCGGATGACTTGGAAGCAATATCACCGACTTGCAGACATTCACGGCTTCATGGATTACTTGGCGAAAACATACCCGTCTATAGTCAGTGTACAATCTATTGGAAAATCATTCGAAGGCAGAGATCTGAAG ATGCTTCGCATATCGAACGGCAAGGCGGGTAACAAGGCCGTTTTCATTGATGGTGGAATACATGCGCGGGAGTGGATCAGTCCTGCGACTGTCACATACTTTATCAATCAATTCGCTGAGAATTTCGATGTGGAATCCGAGGATATTAAGAACATTGATTG GTATTTCGTACCAGTATTGAATCCGGATGGTTACGAGTACACCCATATGGCAGATCGACTCTGGCGCAAGAACAGGAAACCCGGTGTGGTGGGACGCGCGTGTTACGGCACCGATTTAAATAGAAACTTTGG CTACCGTTGGGGAGGTAAAGGAGCTTCAAACAACCCTTGCAGCGAGATATACCGCGGCAGCAGAGCATTCTCGGAGCCCGAGACTAAAGCGGTATCT AATTTTATCAAGAACATTGCTTCAAACTTCACAGCGTACCTAACATACCACAGCTATGGCCAGTACTTGCTATACCCATGGGGATATGACAATGTAGTCCCTCCAGACTACGAACAATTGAACCTTGTTGGCAACAACATTGCACAG gcGATTCAACAGACAGGTGGATCCCAGTACAGTGTGGGGTCTTCAAGTGGTTTATTATACCCAGCAGCAGGTGGTTCAGACGATTGGGCTAAGGCACAGGGCATCAAATACACTTACACTATTGAACTAAGTGACACTGGCAAATATGGTTTCATCCTACCAACTTCATACATTGAACCCGTGGCTCGTGAGAACCTTGCCGGTCTAAGAGTACTAGCCAATGTAGTACACAAGGGATAA
- the LOC126373606 gene encoding centrosomal protein of 162 kDa isoform X2 translates to MKWQLNEVNHSPKHKENVNEARRKPKARPFSAGVIDSKKREATKTPKYVTNSPKKSVCKHEGLLEELKDTNERAKGLELLNVQLTDDNKALRKKLDQVNEQKHIADLKLAECEKFITRLGKQYENRNTELKAAKENESRFMAELNKERNERKNLTIRHEKDAAVIQDLQRQVKEMELILKRKHPDSVSALIVASKSSTVEDNKKKLLEDRIQRLQQELKDKEDHFQGILLTLQEKFGDMKQKYENHIIDVERQLMEDRKVNSELKNKISRANVVDSAVQTLQKPLRSMSTQTVIKPDRASSAVSRISQNSALLLNKLKEDSYLVATIKGLQAELTVKQRTIAKINRETEELRKNLRNLQKEKEVLMNLNPQKKTVCKQAKSADNLLARMNTEMETELEEARKQKESYLLERNSLLDSLKRTNEEFILLKKKRIQDLHTLQLAHEKELMQMNMQVYPLQEEIKLLNRTVEILQERIRAAEDKLLRYQANDVHAGGDTSSKTSFKRDFR, encoded by the exons ATGAAGTGGCAGTTGAATGAG GTCAATCATTCACCAAAACACAAGGAAAATGTTAATGAAGCACGACGCAAACCGAAAGCAAGGCCTTTCTCCGCCGGTGTGATTGATTCCAAGAAAAGAGAGGCGACGAAAACACCCAAATATGTGACGAACTCACCCAAAAAGTCTGTTTGTAAACATGAAGGCTTGTTGGAGGAGCTTAAAGACACAAACGAAAGAGCAAAGGGCCTTGAGCTGCTTAATGTGCAGCTAACAGACGACAATAAAGCTCTCAGAAAGAAATTAGACCAAGTCAATGAACAGAAACACATTGCCGATCTAAAACTAGCCGAGTGTGAAAAATTTATAACTCGGCTCGGAAAACAATATGAAAACAGAAATACTGAGCTGAAGGCAGCAAAGGAAAACGAAAGCAGGTTTATGGCAGAGCTCAATAAGGAGAGGAATGAAAGAAAGAACTTGACGATCAGACACGAGAAAGATGCTGCGGTGATACAAGATCTTCAGAGGCAAGTCAAGGAGATGGAATTGATATTGAAAAGAAAACATCCTGATTCGGTATCCGCTTTAATTG TTGCGTCAAAATCGTCGACAGtagaagataataaaaaaaagctatTGGAAGATCGTATACAAAGGTTGCAGCAAGAACTAAAAGACAAAGAAGATCACTTTCAGGGCATATTACTAACTCTACAAGAAAAGTTCGGTGACATGAAACAGAAATACGAAAACCACATTATTGACGTGGAAAGACAGTTGATGGAAGATCGGAAAGTTAATTCAGAGCTTAAAAATAAGATAAGTAGAGCGAATGTAGTAGATTCAGCTGTACAGACTTTACAAAAACCGTTGCGTTCTATGTCTACTCAAACTGTGATCAAACCAGACCGAGCTTCGTCGGCTGTGAGTAGGATATCTCAGAATTCTGCATTGCTTCTAAATAAACTGAAAGAGGATAGTTATCTAGTAGCTACGATAAAAGGCCTCCAAGCTGAACTAACAGTCAAACAACGCACCATTGCCAAGATTAACAGGGAAACAGAGGAACTACGGAAGAACTTGCGAAATTTACAAAAGGAGAAGGAAG TGCTGATGAATTTAAACCCGCAGAAGAAAACTGTGTGCAAGCAGGCCAAATCTGCAGACAATCTTCTAGCGCGTATGAACACAGAAATGGAAACGGAGTTAGAGGAAGCTCGCAAACAAAAAGAGTCTTACCTGCTTGAGAGAAATAGTCTCCTAGACTCTCTTAAAAGAACTAACGAAGAGTTCATACTACTGAAAAAGAAACGCATCCAAGAC CTTCACACTCTACAGTTGGCGCACGAGAAAGAGCTGATGCAGATGAATATGCAAGTGTATCCGCTCCAAGAAGAGATCAAACTATTGAATAGGACTGTGGAGATACTTCAGGAGCGCATACGCGCTGCAGAGGATAAACTCCTGCGCTACCAGGCAAATGATGTGCACGCAGGCGGTGACACGAGTTCTAAGACCAGTTTCAAAAGAGATTTTCGTTGA
- the LOC126373709 gene encoding carboxypeptidase B-like: MQPYHADYMVVPSKMDKIFAELLAHKMNRSVLILNVQRKIEDTRSGAIKWTEDTLRLGHRLNWKAYPTPNIIDEYYEYLKENFRSICQINNIGNSVENRSIKAISISNGNPKNQPVVIVGGQHSREWVGVSSALYIANEIVTKFDTQPYYMTSKDWYIVPLLNPDGYAYTHTVDRLWRKNRRRNRHSSCPGVDLNRNFPTPCSPKASLNTTYYSDRVPPNVKHWAVPGVTEHYECEEDYAGPFPLSEPESIALLVSKTDKITPVILIENLLDIVRSTPRAFIDLHNYGQMVLYPWGIKDYAQAGREYLISTAEGIKRDIYNITRALYRSGTPPSLMYPVSGTAIDWFHSKGTPLSYAIENRDTGGHGFLLPPNEIEIAGKEMLIAARHVAKVLDPGIVMRDGVQHRWF, translated from the exons ATGCAGCCGTACCATGCAGACTATATGGTTGTACCGAGCAAAATGGACAAAATATTCGCTGAGCTTCTTGCTCATAAGATGAACCGGAGCGTACTGATACTCAACGTACAACGCAAGATTGAGGACACCCGCAGTGGTGCTATCAAATGGACCGAAGACACGCTGAGACTTG GTCATCGATTGAACTGGAAAGCATATCCCACTCCAAACATAATAGACGAATACtacgaatatttgaaagaaaatttCCGTTCGATATGCCAAATAAACAATATCGGAAACTCGGTAGAAAACAGATCTATTAAG GCGATATCAATTTCTAACGGGAACCCGAAAAACCAGCCGGTCGTAATAGTGGGCGGGCAGCACTCACGGGAGTGGGTTGGTGTGTCCTCTGCACTGTACATCGCCAACGAGATCGTAACCAAGTTTGACACGCAGCCGTACTACATGACAAGCAAAGATTG GTACATCGTGCCTCTATTGAACCCAGACGGCTATGCGTACACGCACACTGTCGACCGGCTGTGGCGCAAGAACCGGCGGCGCAATAGGCACTCCAGCTGCCCAGGCGTAGATCTGAACAGGAATTTTCC AACACCTTGCTCTCCAAAAGCATCCCTTAATACCACATATTATTCtgaccgtgtgccgcctaacgt AAAACACTGGGCAGTGCCTGGAGTCACAGAACATTACGAATGCGAAGAAGATTACGCTGGTCCGTTCCCGTTGTCTGAACCAGAAAGCATTGCTTTACTTGTGAGTAAGACGGAcaaaatcacgcccgtaatccttatcGAG AATTTGCTCGACATTGTGCGCTCGACGCCACGCGCCTTCATCGACTTGCACAACTACGGACAAATGGTACTATACCCTTGGGGCATCAAAGATTACGCACAGGCGGGGCGAGAGTACTTAATATCCACTGCTGAGGGGATTAAAagg GATATATACAACATAACCCGTGCGCTATACAGATCCGGTACTCCTCCCAGTCTGATGTACCCAGTATCCGGCACTGCCATAGACTGGTTCCATTCTAAAGGAACTCCACTGTCATATGCCATAGAGAACAGAGATACGGGGGGACACGGCTTCCTACTACCGCCAAATGAGATTGAAATTGCAGGGAAGGAAATGCTAATTGCAGCAAGGCATGTAGCCAAAGTTCTTGACCCCGGCATAGTGATGAGAGATGGTGTTCAACACAGGTGGTTTTAA
- the LOC126373615 gene encoding pre-mRNA-splicing regulator female-lethal(2)D: protein MSEETDRHGESASEGAGGTNANRVLLTPHQIDAANADSLRAAWRNQDLYIDHLESLNKQLEGSLEKAKEAEERIKQQYAESQHREKVLVRRLAAKEQEIQDYVSQITELKSSHASLNGRPTLLDPAVNVLILRLKQELTSTKARLEETQNELSAWKFTPDSNTGKKLMAKCRLLHQENEDLGRMTSSGRIAKLEGDLALQKSFSEEVKKSQSELDEFLQELDEDVEGMQSTVLFLQQELRSAHAAVNGSAAAHEARSPQSPRSDKRAYSGSECSDPPLKRRRASVLSLDYNEDEEPLTVHNGDAD, encoded by the exons ATGTCCGAGGAGACAGATCGGCACGGGGAGTCGGCGAGTGAGGGCGCGGGCGGCACGAATGCGAATCGCGTGTTATTGACCCCGCACCAGATCGACGCCGCCAACGCGGACTCGCTGCGAGCCGCGTGGAGAAACCAGGACTTGTACATTGACCACCTCGAATCATTGAACAAACAGTTGGAAG GCAGTTTGGAAAAGGCGAAAGAAGCAGAAGAGAGGATAAAACAACAGTATGCTGAGTCTCAGCACAGAGAAAAGGTTCTTGTCAGGCGACTTGCTGCTAAAGAACAGGAGATTCAGGATTATGTA AGCCAGATAACGGAGCTAAAATCATCTCACGCGAGTCTCAACGGCCGACCGACACTTCTAGACCCAGCCGTGAATGTTCTCATACTAAGGTTAAAACAAGAATTAACTTCAACAAAGGCGAGACTAGAGGAAACGCAAAATGAATTGTCAGCGTGGAAGTTCACGCCTGACTCCAATACAGGGAAGAAACTGATGGCCAAATGTCGGCTGTTGCACCAAGAGAACGAAGATCTCGGTCGAATGACGTCTAGTGGAAGAATAGCCAAATTAGAAGGCGATTTAGCACTCCAGAAAAGTTTTAGCGAAGAAGTTAAAAAGTCACAGTCAG AGTTGGACGAGTTCCTGCAGGAGCTGGACGAGGATGTGGAGGGCATGCAGAGCACGGTGCTGTTCCTGCAGCAGGAGCTGCGCTCGGCGCACGCGGCCGTGAACGGGTCTGCGGCGGCGCACGAGGCGCGCTCGCCGCAGTCGCCGCGCTCCGACAAGCGCGCCTACTCGGGCAGCGAGTGCAGCGACCCGCCCCTCAAGCGGCGGCGCGCGTCCGTGCTGTCGCTCGACTACAACGAGGACGAGGAGCCGCTCACCGTCCACAACGGCGACGCAGACTAG